In Solenopsis invicta isolate M01_SB chromosome 1, UNIL_Sinv_3.0, whole genome shotgun sequence, one genomic interval encodes:
- the LOC105201175 gene encoding DNA repair protein XRCC2: MAFHSEGGLELLSRFSEKPRSINLDNVLFSSDVNNRSIIEIVGPSSTGKTLLLCQFIAKCILPARYKGIKIDGCDACSILIDTLGHVQMNKIAELMTSTVHNAYQEAVVQPPAETVDYLVNKSLENLTVISCCNNNQLQLILHTLADEFNGNGRIALLAIDNILAYYWQARKEKAMTMDYYAKDLLRIIQTQTSKFHIATIYTRWDGPVTKHQDWLLSKLPKNESHTKCTNLLEETGINYRLQLGKKAAAREFMCHVQSTDDVKQICYTISDSGIKWIQ, translated from the exons atggcCTTCCATTCCGAAGGTGGACTAGAGCTATTATCGAGATTTAGCGAGAAACCGCGTTCAATTAACCTCGACAACGTTCTATTTTCGAGCGATGTCAACAACAGGAGCATCATAGAGATCGTCGGACCGTCGTCCACTGGAAAGACTCTATTACTGTGCCAATTCATAGCGAAATGCATATTGCCAGCACGGTACAAAGGTATCAAGATCGACGGTTGCGATGCCTGTTCGATACTGATTGACACGCTCGGCCATGTGCAGATGAACAAGATAGCTGAGCTAATGACTTCCACAGTACACAATGCATATCAGGAAGCTGTGGTACAACCTCCAGCCGAGACGGTGGATTACCTTGTAAATAAGTCTCTAGAGAATTTGACTGTGATCAGCTGCTGCAATAACAATCAACTTCAGCTGATTCTGCACACACTTGCAGACGAGTTTAATGGTAATGGAAGAATCGCTCTGTTAGCTATAGACAATATACTGGCGTACTATTGGCAGGCGAGGAAAGAGAAGGCTATGACTATGGATTACTATGCTAAAGACTTACTTCGAATCATTCAGACTCAAACGTCTAAATTTCACATTGCAACAATTTATACAAGATGGGATGGACCGGTGACCAAACACCAGGATTGG ttactatccaAACTTCCCAAAAATGAATCACACACAAAATGTACCAATCTGTTAGAGGAGACAGGTATAAATTATAGACTGCAGCTTGGCAAAAAAGCTGCAGCTCGTGAGTTTATGTGTCACGTACAATCTACTGATGATGTAAAACAAATCTGTTATACAATCTCTGATTCTGGTATAAAATGGATTCAGTAA
- the LOC105201174 gene encoding sec1 family domain-containing protein 2 isoform X3: MILEKNALEHITIITAAHSSVLNYENTVPPEDRMDYAKLKRDVKSWMDSNHQLQDCSVTILFRPIFISLIDDGLFVTPPFNDLLPPLNSALLKNSEHAVDHFVSLFNSLLTYLNLKEDIYSMGKFSEYVAEKLETLPMAIDRRNNLAGARGKGVALIFVDRTLDLCTSTSNNTESLLARILCTLPHLHHHCNDVAINMSPLFCGPQKFVDVPGCLASNDKTFMNILITKKQKDVLVTTNKILVDILSSKESLKLRESLKTKLTTRISAHSLEKLVNKFKDIDDLHSISESSKKLQMVLGVIQALTSEKTSQLELLISLEKLVLQNIAVSRDSTSVLGQLSNIIKTREKRGLDTDNILTLLVHIYALTGTEIQFSIQQEQQLEKAITDAVFEDITKLKENTINSEMSVYQQTLLLFGTTDVDTIKETSAKVAKHIMNILHEIMQQRAFLHNYTSLMSKASSQEIVQRVGILQQLLTDILHPDRRELPDLHQRSQSFISAGFNLLSKGRMKHHPCDNNWIIVYVIGGITPEEIRECKEIISSFNSNCQITIAGSRLLNPLDIVDKVLFSSIDY, from the exons ATGATATTAGAGAAAAATGCATTGGAACACATTACAATTATTACCGCTGCACATTCAAGTGTATTAAATTATGAGAATACTGTGCCACCAGAAGATAGAATGGATTATGCCAAATTAAAGAGAGATGTAAAAAGTTGGATGGATTCTAATCATCAGTTGCAA GACTGTTCAGTGACAATATTATTTCGACCAATTTTCATTAGCCTAATTGACGATGGTCTGTTTGTAACACCACCATTTAATGATCTATTACCGCCTTTAAATAGTGCATTGTTAAAGAATTCCGAACATGCGGTTGATCACTTTGTGAGTTTGTTTAACAGTTTATTGACATATTTGAATTTGAAAGAAGATATTTACTCAATGGGAAAATTTAGCGAATATGTTGCGGagaaattagaaacattacCAATGGCTATCGATCGTAGAAac AATTTAGCTGGTGCAAGGGGAAAGGGAGTAGCTTTGATCTTTGTTGATAGAACATTAGATCTTTGTACTTCCACTAGTAATAATACTGAATCGCTGCTCGCGAGGATATTGTGTACTCTACCTCATTTACATCATCACTGCAACGACGTTGCAATAAACATGTCTCCTTTGTTTTGTGGTCCACAG aaatttgtcgATGTACCAGGATGTTTGGCCAGCAACGACAAAACTTTTATGAACATACTAATCacgaaaaaacaaaaagatgtATTGGTTACTACGAATAAAATACTCGTTGATATACTTTCATCAAAAGAAAGTTTAAAACTAAGAGAAAGTCTGAAAACAAAACTAACAACGAGGATTTCTGCGCATAGTTTAGAGAAGCTTGTAAACAAATTCAAAGATATAGATGATCTTCACTCTATATCAGAATCAAGCAAAAAACTCCAA aTGGTACTAGGAGTTATACAGGCTCTAACGTCAGAAAAAACTTCCCAATTAGAACTGTTAATTAGTCTTGAAAAActagttttacaaaatatagcTGTAAGTCGTGATTCTACGAGTGTGCTTGGGCAG ttaagcaatataataaaaactcgCGAAAAACGAGGCCTAGATACAGATAATATATTAACACTTTTAGTGCATATTTATGCACTTACTGGAACTGAGATACAATTCTCAATTCAACAAGAGCAGCAGCTGGAAAAAGCTATTACTGATGCTGTATTTGAGGACATTACGAAATTAAAGGAAAATACAATAAACAGCGAGATGTCAGTGTATCAACAAACTTTACTGCTTTTTG gTACTACAGATGTTGATACTATAAAGGAAACGTCTGCAAAAGTAGCAAAACATATTATGAATATCTTGCATGAAATAATGCAGCAACGCGCTTTTCTACATAATTATAC tTCCTTGATGTCCAAAGCAAGTTCTCAAGAGATTGTTCAACGTGTCGGCATCTTGCAACAATTATTAACAGATATACTTCATCCAGATAGACGTGAACTTCCTGATTTACACCAGAGATCACAGTCGTTTATTTCTGCTGGATTCAA CTTACTCTCTAAAGGAAGAATGAAACATCATCCATGTGACAACAATTGGATTATCGTTTATGTCATTGGAGGTATAACACCAGAAGAAATAAGAGAGTGCAAAGAAATTATATCATCATTTAATTCAAATTGCCAAATAACAATAGCAGGTTCAAGACTGTTAAATCCATTAGACATAGTTGATAAGGTTCTTTTTTCATCAATTGATTATTGA
- the LOC105201172 gene encoding sodium/potassium-transporting ATPase subunit beta-2 → MSVRGKQVQNGTYEFDYMRVPDTRTRWEIFRDGIYNAQEGTYCGHPPKKWGMTVIFYACFYAGLALLFSICMKGMLATLSYEKPKWTLSNSIIGTNPGLGFRPIPENPDERSLIWYNATKANEIETWTKRLDSFLAQYINSSLLPNAGRNQQICSYNMPAKTGNVCAVDVNNWGPCSPNQQYGFNNSSPCVFIKLNRIYGWVPEYYNDTQNLPADMPESLVNYIKKVDASWLNTVWVSCKGEDPHDRENIGELNYFPKGHGFPGFYYPYENIPGYLSPVVAVQFLRPTRNQIINVECRAWAKNIHYSSYRSEKKGAVHFEIMVDE, encoded by the exons ATGAGTGTACGCGGCAAGCAAGTGCAAAATGGTACCTACGAGTTCGATTACATGCGAGTACCTGACACCAGAACCCGCTGGGAGATATTTCGCGATGGCATCTATAATGCGCAAGAAGGGACCTACTGCGGTCACCCGCCAAAAAAATGGG GCATGACTGTTATCTTCTACGCTTGCTTCTACGCCGGATTGGCGTTACTCTTCAGCATTTGCATGAAAGGCATGCTCGCCACGTTGAGCTACGAGAAACCCAAGTGGACTTTAAGTAACAGCATCATAGGTACCAATCCAG GCTTGGGATTTCGACCAATTCCGGAGAACCCCGATGAGAGATCACTTATTTGGTATAATGCAACAAAGGCAAATGAAATAGAAACATGGACGAAACGCTTAGACTCATTTTTGGCAC AATATATCAACTCATCGCTTTTGCCAAATGCTGGTAGGAACCAGCAGATTTGCAGCTATAACATGCCGGCTAAGACTGGTAACGTTTGTGCTGTCGACGTCAACAATTGGGGACCATGTTCCCCAAATCAACAATACGGTTTCAACAACTCTTCACCTTGCGTTTTCATTAAACTTAACAGG atatacGGATGGGTTCCTGAGTACTATAACGATACTCAGAATTTGCCGGCCGATATGCCAGAAAGTCTAGTCAATTACATAAAGAAAGTCGACGCTTCATGG CTGAATACCGTATGGGTGTCGTGCAAAGGAGAGGATCCTCATGACCGAGAAAATATCGGTGAATTGAATTATTTTCCTAAAGGACACGGCTTTCCAGGATTCTATTATCCATATGAAAATATTCCTGGATACTTAAGTCCAGTCGTTGCTGTCCAATTTCTTCGTCCGACAA gGAACCAAATCATCAACGTGGAATGCCGAGCATGGGCGAAGAATATCCACTACAGTTCATATAGATCCGAAAAGAAGGGAGCAGTACACTTTGAAATAATGGTCGATGAATGA
- the LOC105201174 gene encoding sec1 family domain-containing protein 2 isoform X1 has translation MEGINDLEQFLVNTWYDIAGFVSESAVYIDHEATECLHWHTGGKVYSFFKDAGAVSVYELAMYNFRYVKVQNCKKALIISTSTNPAFYQRTVKMILEKNALEHITIITAAHSSVLNYENTVPPEDRMDYAKLKRDVKSWMDSNHQLQDCSVTILFRPIFISLIDDGLFVTPPFNDLLPPLNSALLKNSEHAVDHFVSLFNSLLTYLNLKEDIYSMGKFSEYVAEKLETLPMAIDRRNNLAGARGKGVALIFVDRTLDLCTSTSNNTESLLARILCTLPHLHHHCNDVAINMSPLFCGPQKFVDVPGCLASNDKTFMNILITKKQKDVLVTTNKILVDILSSKESLKLRESLKTKLTTRISAHSLEKLVNKFKDIDDLHSISESSKKLQMVLGVIQALTSEKTSQLELLISLEKLVLQNIAVSRDSTSVLGQLSNIIKTREKRGLDTDNILTLLVHIYALTGTEIQFSIQQEQQLEKAITDAVFEDITKLKENTINSEMSVYQQTLLLFGTTDVDTIKETSAKVAKHIMNILHEIMQQRAFLHNYTSLMSKASSQEIVQRVGILQQLLTDILHPDRRELPDLHQRSQSFISAGFNLLSKGRMKHHPCDNNWIIVYVIGGITPEEIRECKEIISSFNSNCQITIAGSRLLNPLDIVDKVLFSSIDY, from the exons atggaaGGCATTAATGATCTGGAACAATTTCTTGTCAACACATGGTACGATATTGCTGGTTTTGTAAGTGAATCTGCGGTTTATATTGATCATGAGGCAACGGAGTGTCTTCATTGGCATACTGGAGGCAAGGTATACTCCTTCTTCAAGGATGCCGGTGCAGTATCAGTTTACGAACTGGCCATGTACAACTTTCGT TATGTCAAGGTGCAAAACTGTAAGAAGGCACTTATCATTTCTACATCTACCAATCCAGCTTTTTATCAACGTACAGTCAAGATGATATTAGAGAAAAATGCATTGGAACACATTACAATTATTACCGCTGCACATTCAAGTGTATTAAATTATGAGAATACTGTGCCACCAGAAGATAGAATGGATTATGCCAAATTAAAGAGAGATGTAAAAAGTTGGATGGATTCTAATCATCAGTTGCAA GACTGTTCAGTGACAATATTATTTCGACCAATTTTCATTAGCCTAATTGACGATGGTCTGTTTGTAACACCACCATTTAATGATCTATTACCGCCTTTAAATAGTGCATTGTTAAAGAATTCCGAACATGCGGTTGATCACTTTGTGAGTTTGTTTAACAGTTTATTGACATATTTGAATTTGAAAGAAGATATTTACTCAATGGGAAAATTTAGCGAATATGTTGCGGagaaattagaaacattacCAATGGCTATCGATCGTAGAAac AATTTAGCTGGTGCAAGGGGAAAGGGAGTAGCTTTGATCTTTGTTGATAGAACATTAGATCTTTGTACTTCCACTAGTAATAATACTGAATCGCTGCTCGCGAGGATATTGTGTACTCTACCTCATTTACATCATCACTGCAACGACGTTGCAATAAACATGTCTCCTTTGTTTTGTGGTCCACAG aaatttgtcgATGTACCAGGATGTTTGGCCAGCAACGACAAAACTTTTATGAACATACTAATCacgaaaaaacaaaaagatgtATTGGTTACTACGAATAAAATACTCGTTGATATACTTTCATCAAAAGAAAGTTTAAAACTAAGAGAAAGTCTGAAAACAAAACTAACAACGAGGATTTCTGCGCATAGTTTAGAGAAGCTTGTAAACAAATTCAAAGATATAGATGATCTTCACTCTATATCAGAATCAAGCAAAAAACTCCAA aTGGTACTAGGAGTTATACAGGCTCTAACGTCAGAAAAAACTTCCCAATTAGAACTGTTAATTAGTCTTGAAAAActagttttacaaaatatagcTGTAAGTCGTGATTCTACGAGTGTGCTTGGGCAG ttaagcaatataataaaaactcgCGAAAAACGAGGCCTAGATACAGATAATATATTAACACTTTTAGTGCATATTTATGCACTTACTGGAACTGAGATACAATTCTCAATTCAACAAGAGCAGCAGCTGGAAAAAGCTATTACTGATGCTGTATTTGAGGACATTACGAAATTAAAGGAAAATACAATAAACAGCGAGATGTCAGTGTATCAACAAACTTTACTGCTTTTTG gTACTACAGATGTTGATACTATAAAGGAAACGTCTGCAAAAGTAGCAAAACATATTATGAATATCTTGCATGAAATAATGCAGCAACGCGCTTTTCTACATAATTATAC tTCCTTGATGTCCAAAGCAAGTTCTCAAGAGATTGTTCAACGTGTCGGCATCTTGCAACAATTATTAACAGATATACTTCATCCAGATAGACGTGAACTTCCTGATTTACACCAGAGATCACAGTCGTTTATTTCTGCTGGATTCAA CTTACTCTCTAAAGGAAGAATGAAACATCATCCATGTGACAACAATTGGATTATCGTTTATGTCATTGGAGGTATAACACCAGAAGAAATAAGAGAGTGCAAAGAAATTATATCATCATTTAATTCAAATTGCCAAATAACAATAGCAGGTTCAAGACTGTTAAATCCATTAGACATAGTTGATAAGGTTCTTTTTTCATCAATTGATTATTGA
- the LOC105201174 gene encoding sec1 family domain-containing protein 2 isoform X2: MEGINDLEQFLVNTWYDIAGFVSESAVYIDHEATECLHWHTGGKVYSFFKDAGAVSVYELAMYNFRYVKVQNCKKALIISTSTNPAFYQRTVKMILEKNALEHITIITAAHSSVLNYENTVPPEDRMDYAKLKRDVKSWMDSNHQLQDCSVTILFRPIFISLIDDGLFVTPPFNDLLPPLNSALLKNSEHAVDHFVSLFNSLLTYLNLKEDIYSMGKFSEYVAEKLETLPMAIDRRNNLAGARGKGVALIFVDRTLDLCTSTSNNTESLLARILCTLPHLHHHCNDVAINMSPLFCGPQKFVDVPGCLASNDKTFMNILITKKQKDVLVTTNKILVDILSSKESLKLRESLKTKLTTRISAHSLEKLVNKFKDIDDLHSISESSKKLQMVLGVIQALTSEKTSQLELLISLEKLVLQNIAVSRDSTSVLGQLSNIIKTREKRGLDTDNILTLLVHIYALTGTEIQFSIQQEQQLEKAITDAVFEDITKLKENTINSEMSVYQQTLLLFGTTDVDTIKETSAKVAKHIMNILHEIMQQRAFLHNYTSLMSKASSQEIVQRVGILQQLLTDILHPDRRELPDLHQRSQSFISAGFKICQLISDDRK, encoded by the exons atggaaGGCATTAATGATCTGGAACAATTTCTTGTCAACACATGGTACGATATTGCTGGTTTTGTAAGTGAATCTGCGGTTTATATTGATCATGAGGCAACGGAGTGTCTTCATTGGCATACTGGAGGCAAGGTATACTCCTTCTTCAAGGATGCCGGTGCAGTATCAGTTTACGAACTGGCCATGTACAACTTTCGT TATGTCAAGGTGCAAAACTGTAAGAAGGCACTTATCATTTCTACATCTACCAATCCAGCTTTTTATCAACGTACAGTCAAGATGATATTAGAGAAAAATGCATTGGAACACATTACAATTATTACCGCTGCACATTCAAGTGTATTAAATTATGAGAATACTGTGCCACCAGAAGATAGAATGGATTATGCCAAATTAAAGAGAGATGTAAAAAGTTGGATGGATTCTAATCATCAGTTGCAA GACTGTTCAGTGACAATATTATTTCGACCAATTTTCATTAGCCTAATTGACGATGGTCTGTTTGTAACACCACCATTTAATGATCTATTACCGCCTTTAAATAGTGCATTGTTAAAGAATTCCGAACATGCGGTTGATCACTTTGTGAGTTTGTTTAACAGTTTATTGACATATTTGAATTTGAAAGAAGATATTTACTCAATGGGAAAATTTAGCGAATATGTTGCGGagaaattagaaacattacCAATGGCTATCGATCGTAGAAac AATTTAGCTGGTGCAAGGGGAAAGGGAGTAGCTTTGATCTTTGTTGATAGAACATTAGATCTTTGTACTTCCACTAGTAATAATACTGAATCGCTGCTCGCGAGGATATTGTGTACTCTACCTCATTTACATCATCACTGCAACGACGTTGCAATAAACATGTCTCCTTTGTTTTGTGGTCCACAG aaatttgtcgATGTACCAGGATGTTTGGCCAGCAACGACAAAACTTTTATGAACATACTAATCacgaaaaaacaaaaagatgtATTGGTTACTACGAATAAAATACTCGTTGATATACTTTCATCAAAAGAAAGTTTAAAACTAAGAGAAAGTCTGAAAACAAAACTAACAACGAGGATTTCTGCGCATAGTTTAGAGAAGCTTGTAAACAAATTCAAAGATATAGATGATCTTCACTCTATATCAGAATCAAGCAAAAAACTCCAA aTGGTACTAGGAGTTATACAGGCTCTAACGTCAGAAAAAACTTCCCAATTAGAACTGTTAATTAGTCTTGAAAAActagttttacaaaatatagcTGTAAGTCGTGATTCTACGAGTGTGCTTGGGCAG ttaagcaatataataaaaactcgCGAAAAACGAGGCCTAGATACAGATAATATATTAACACTTTTAGTGCATATTTATGCACTTACTGGAACTGAGATACAATTCTCAATTCAACAAGAGCAGCAGCTGGAAAAAGCTATTACTGATGCTGTATTTGAGGACATTACGAAATTAAAGGAAAATACAATAAACAGCGAGATGTCAGTGTATCAACAAACTTTACTGCTTTTTG gTACTACAGATGTTGATACTATAAAGGAAACGTCTGCAAAAGTAGCAAAACATATTATGAATATCTTGCATGAAATAATGCAGCAACGCGCTTTTCTACATAATTATAC tTCCTTGATGTCCAAAGCAAGTTCTCAAGAGATTGTTCAACGTGTCGGCATCTTGCAACAATTATTAACAGATATACTTCATCCAGATAGACGTGAACTTCCTGATTTACACCAGAGATCACAGTCGTTTATTTCTGCTGGATTCAA AATTTGTCAACTTATCTCGGACGATAGAAAATGA